The genomic window GCCGCGCTCGATGGCATCGTCGAGGACATCAAAGCCAACGCGGAACGGAAAGGGGCGGCGCTGAAAGGGCCCCACTCCCATCCGCCCGAGAAGCACTCGGTTCCCCAACACTGTCGACTCCACGCCGACGACGGCCGACAGTTTTCCTCGTGGGAGTACACCGTCTTCACCCGCGAACTCGAGATTCACGGCCACGACAGCCTCGCGCGCAACATCGCCTCGCAGAGTTTTCCGGACTCGGTCCACATCGAGGCCGAGGTCGAACAGATCCACGGCGCGGGCCGCGGGAACTGAGCGAGCGTCGTCCGACACAGACGGGCCTGCTCCGTCTCGACGTGTGGCCGTCGGTAGCACTTTTTACCGTTCCCGACGAGGTCGACATATGACCGCGGACGACCTCGTTTCACTGCGTCGAGACCTCCACCGAAAACCCGAGCCCGCGTGGCGGGAGTTCTACACCACTGCGCGCATCGTCGACGAACTCGAGTCCCGACTGGGCGACGACCTCGACGGACTCCACGTCGGCCCCGAGGCCATCGCGGGCGATCACCGGATGGCGGTCCCCGACGACCCAGAGCTCACCCACTGGTACGAACGGGCGCGGGACGCCGGCATCGACCCGGACGTGCTCGAGCGACTCGAGGGCGGGTACACGGGCGCGGTCGCCGTCCTCGAGCGCGGTGATGGGCCGACGGTCGGCCTGCGCGTCGACATCGACGCGCTCCCGCGACCGGAGTCCGACGACCCGACTCACGCGCCTACCGCGGCGGGCTTTCGCTCCGAACACGAGGGGGCGATGCACGCCTGCGGCCACGACGCCCACGCGACGATCGGTATCGGCGTCGCGGAGCGGATCGCCGCTAGCGACGACTTTTCTGGGACGCTGAAAGTATTCTTCCAGCCCGCCGAGGAGGTCGTCGGCGGCGGGAAGTCGATGGCCGAAAGCGAGCACATACAGGATATCGATGCTCTGCTTGCGGTCCACATCGGGCTCAATCACCCGACCGGCGAAATCGTCGCCGGCATCGACGGCTTTCTCGCAGTCTCACACCTCGAGGCCGAGTTCGCGGGCGAGTCGGCACACGCGGGCGGCCATCCCGAGCAGGGGCGAAACGCCGTCCAAGCGATGGCGACGGCGGTGCAGAACCTCTACGGCATTGCCCGGCACAACGACGGCAAGACCCGGGTCAACGCGGGCGTCGTCGAGGGCGGCAGCGCGGCGAACGTCATCCCGGACGAGGCCAGAATCGTCGCCGAAGTCCGCGGCGAGACGACCGATCTCATGGAGTACATGAAGGGGCGAACCCGGCAGGTCCTCCGGAGCGCCGCCCGGATGCACGACTGCGAGGTCGACATCGAAACCGGCGCGGAGGCACCGAGCGCGACCAGCGACGACGCACTCGTGTCGATCGTCGCCGACGTTGCAGGCGACACGGCGGGCGTCGAGCGAGTCCTCGAGCGCGACGAACTCGGCGGCAGCGAGGACGCGACGTTCTTGATGCGGGCGGTACAGGAACACGGCGGCACGGCCTGCTACGTCGGCGTCGGCACCGACCATCCCGGCGGCCACCACACCGCGACGTTCGACGTCGACGAAGATAGCATCGGCCACGGAATCGACGTGCTCGCGGACTCGATAGAGGAGATCAGCCGTCAACACGCCTGACCGATAGTTTCGAAGCTACTCTCGAGCGGGAGTGGCCGGGAGCGGGCTCCGAGCACCGCGAGGAGCCCGCGACTCGGGGGAGGGCAGGCGGTTACACGATTACGACCGCGAGCGAGCCCGAAGGGTGAGCGAGCGGGCCGACGACTGACCCAGACGCCGCGCGACGCGCGGCTGGCGGGGAAGGAGGAGTGCTTTTGATCGAAATTTTGCCGAGCGTCGGCGAGACGTGCGCCAGCGATGCTGGCGTCGTCTCGCCAGAGCGCAGAGCAAAATTTCGTTGTTAGTACTTGGGGTCTGCTCCAGTCGTCTCGTAGACCGTCTCCATGAGGTCGTCGCGGCGGGCCTGCCAGCCGGCGAGTCCCTCGGGGCTGGTCGGGTAGTTCTCGTAGTGTGCGAGGAGGTCGTCGGCGCGGCGCTTGGTCTGGTAGAGGTTCCAGATGGTGCCCCAGTGGCCGCGGCTCTTGATGAGGGACTCGAGTTTGAGTTTGAGCCCGATGTCGGTACTGCCGGAGTAGAGGGCTTCGGCGAGTTTGTCGCCGGGCATCGCGGCGAGCAGGCCCATCAGATCGTCGACGTCGACGGCCGTCGAGAGGATGTTGTAGACGTCCAGTGCGGCGTAGCGCGCGCCGAAGTGGTCCATCACCTTCTCGTTGTACTCCCAGAGGGTGTCCTCGCTGAAGTCACCGGTCTCGAGGGCCTCGATGGCTCGTTCGGCGGCGTACTTGCCGCCGTAGGCGGCCCCGGCGATGCCGCCGCCGGTCGTGGGGTTGACGTGGCCCGCGGCATCGCCGATGGCCATGTAGCCCGGATGCACGGCGGAGTCGTAGGGCCGTCGGGTGGGCAGTGCCGCGCCGAGTTTGTCCTCGACTTCGGCACCCTCGAACTCGGGGCGGTTCTCGAGGTCGCGTTTGAGGTCGTCGACCAGTTGCATGGGTTCCTCGGTCATCTGGAAACCCAGCCCGGCGTTGATCTCGGTGTCGGTCCGCGGGAAGTACCACAGATAGCCCGCGGCGCGCTCGGTCGGCTTGAAGACGAGCGCGTCGTCCCACTCGACGGGTTCGTCGACGCGGACGATCTCGCGGTAGGCCGAACAGAAGTGGCTGTAGTCGACGTTGGTGTCGAACGTCGACTCCGAGAAGTCGACGTTGTCCTGCAGAACCGAGAGCGAACCCGCGGCGTCGATGACGATATCGGCCTCGTACTCGAGTGGGTCGCCCTTCCGGATGGCTTCGACGCCGGTAACGCGGCCGTCGTCGTTCTGGACGACGTTCTTCACGACGGTATCGTAGTGGAAGTCGACGCCGGCGTCGCCCGCGCCGTCGATGATCCGCCGGCCGTACTCCCAGCGGTCGATGACGGCGAGTTCGCCGGGGACCGGAATCTCGAGGACGGTGTCCTCTTGGGGGATTTCGAAGCGGCCGTGGTCGACGCCCGTGTTGGTAAAGGCCGGCTCGAGTTTCGACTTCGGGATCGCCTCGGGGAAGGCGTCGGCACCCTTCAGCGCGTCGCCACAGGCGATGTGGCCCGCCTCGTCCTCGTCTTTCCGCTCGAGAATGACGACGTCGTACCCCTCCTGCGCGATGGTCGCTGCGGCGTAGCACCCTGCGGTGCCCGCTCCGACGACGACCGCGTCCGGCGACTGCGTTCCCGTCGTCGTGGCGGCGGCCGACTGCTCCTGCGTACTCATACCAACAGTGTGGACACCGCGGTAAGAAAACGTTTTATAGTCGATTCGTCGGACTGTCAGGGGCGAAATCAGATACCGGGACCAGTCGAGGAGTCGTCCGACGGGCCGTGACGCCGTCTCGCGGAACCGGCACACTGGTTTCCCGCGGGTAGGTGACATCCTCCCACGACTAAAGTCGTGGGCTTCCCACGCCCACCAACGGGCGGTTCGTTGGTCTCTTAGGGTTTCCGACCCGACGTGCCGGTGGGAGTGCCACGCCCCCGTTACTCCTATCCCGCGAAGGACTCGGAGGTATCTGATTATTTTGTGTCGGTTCTGCTGTCCACGGGCTTACTTTTTGATGAGGCAAACACCGAGTCAACTGCCAGTTTGTGGACTGTCGAGAACCGATGGGAATCCATCGTTCCGACACCATCAGATACGGCAGGTGGACGCTCAAATGTTACGGTTTGGGCGGTTGTGAACCGTGCGACGATTCATCCCACGACTGAAGTCGTGGGTTTTCTCGCCTCATTTCTATAAAGAGTTTTAGTGAGGTCTTCCGTACCGGGCCGTATGACTGAGTACACCATCGAGTTCGTCGGGACGGGTGAGGCCATCACCTGTACCGACAAGGAGACGATCCTGAGCCGGTGTCTCGAGGAGGGAATCGCGCAGGAGTACTCCTGCCGAGTCGGGATGTGTCTGGCGTGTTCCGCCGAGATCGTCGAGGGCGAGGTCACCCAGCCCGCTGCGCGGGGACTCACCGAGCAGGAGGCCGAAAACTACGCGCTGACCTGCATGGCGCGACCCCAATCCGATCTGAAACTCGATCGCGGCAAGTACCCGCCGAGCATCGAGGGCGACCTCGCAGACGGCGCAAACGACGGCGCAGTGGCGGACGACTGACCCGTCAGTCGGCAACTGCGCAGTTGTTCGGTCCCAGTTCGAGTTCGAAGGCCGTCTCCTCGTCGATCTCCTCGAGCCCGAGGTTGACGGCCACGATCCGTTCGTCGTTTGCCGGCCGCGGCGGGAGGTCGCTCGTGGCGTGCTCGACGAACACCTTTTCGTCCATCGAGAGCGCTGCGAGTTGGTCGCGCAGGGTCTCGAGTCGTCCGGTATAGGTCCCGTCTGCTCGCGGCTCGGCGGCGTCGCTGTAGTGGCACGGCGCAATCGTCGTCTCGCCCGGGTGCTCAAGGATCCGATGTTGGAGCGTCTCGTACAATCGCCGCGCAGCCGCGGCCGCGTCCTCGGTACCGAGCTCGAGGTCCGGCCGGCCGACGCCCTCGAGAAACAGCGTGTCGCCGGTGAACAGGAGCGGGGCGTCGCCGCCCTCGAGGCGAAGCGAGACGGATTCGGTCGTGTGACCCGGCGTCGCCACGGCGGTCAGCGTCACGTCGCCGATTCGGATCTCGTCCCCGTTGGCGACGGTCGTGGCGTCGAACGCGAGCCCGCGGTCGCGAGCGCCGTCGGGGACGATCGCCTCCGCGTCGGCCCGCGACACGAGGTCGCGGACGCCGCTGACGTGGTCGGCGTGGACGTGGGTGTCGACGGCGTACTCGATCGTCGCGTCGCGGTCGGCAGCGTCAGCCTCGTACCGGTCTGCAAACGCCCGCAGCGGGTCGATCACGGCCGCCTCGCCGCCGCTGACGACGAGATAGGCGAGACAGCCGCTCGAGGGGCGGTCGTACTGCAGGACCGTCGCGGGCGCGTCGACCTCGAGTTCGCGGGCCGTGTACAGGTCGGCCCACGCGTCCATGCCGCCAGCGAGGTTCCGCGCCTCGACACCCGCATCTCGAAGGAGTCCGACGGCGTGGCCG from Natrinema versiforme includes these protein-coding regions:
- a CDS encoding 2Fe-2S iron-sulfur cluster-binding protein, giving the protein MTEYTIEFVGTGEAITCTDKETILSRCLEEGIAQEYSCRVGMCLACSAEIVEGEVTQPAARGLTEQEAENYALTCMARPQSDLKLDRGKYPPSIEGDLADGANDGAVADD
- a CDS encoding geranylgeranyl reductase family protein, translating into MSTQEQSAAATTTGTQSPDAVVVGAGTAGCYAAATIAQEGYDVVILERKDEDEAGHIACGDALKGADAFPEAIPKSKLEPAFTNTGVDHGRFEIPQEDTVLEIPVPGELAVIDRWEYGRRIIDGAGDAGVDFHYDTVVKNVVQNDDGRVTGVEAIRKGDPLEYEADIVIDAAGSLSVLQDNVDFSESTFDTNVDYSHFCSAYREIVRVDEPVEWDDALVFKPTERAAGYLWYFPRTDTEINAGLGFQMTEEPMQLVDDLKRDLENRPEFEGAEVEDKLGAALPTRRPYDSAVHPGYMAIGDAAGHVNPTTGGGIAGAAYGGKYAAERAIEALETGDFSEDTLWEYNEKVMDHFGARYAALDVYNILSTAVDVDDLMGLLAAMPGDKLAEALYSGSTDIGLKLKLESLIKSRGHWGTIWNLYQTKRRADDLLAHYENYPTSPEGLAGWQARRDDLMETVYETTGADPKY
- a CDS encoding uS10/mL48 family ribosomal protein, whose product is MTFVTRLTLQSGDRAALDGIVEDIKANAERKGAALKGPHSHPPEKHSVPQHCRLHADDGRQFSSWEYTVFTRELEIHGHDSLARNIASQSFPDSVHIEAEVEQIHGAGRGN
- a CDS encoding MBL fold metallo-hydrolase, whose protein sequence is MTDRSDPANPADDPSSIPPDALAELLRSGDRATVLDVRNRDEFERWHLEGEGIDVVQIPHMKFVQAEATGDVTDLVADLAEPIVAVCGRGEASGHAVGLLRDAGVEARNLAGGMDAWADLYTARELEVDAPATVLQYDRPSSGCLAYLVVSGGEAAVIDPLRAFADRYEADAADRDATIEYAVDTHVHADHVSGVRDLVSRADAEAIVPDGARDRGLAFDATTVANGDEIRIGDVTLTAVATPGHTTESVSLRLEGGDAPLLFTGDTLFLEGVGRPDLELGTEDAAAAARRLYETLQHRILEHPGETTIAPCHYSDAAEPRADGTYTGRLETLRDQLAALSMDEKVFVEHATSDLPPRPANDERIVAVNLGLEEIDEETAFELELGPNNCAVAD
- a CDS encoding amidohydrolase, which translates into the protein MTADDLVSLRRDLHRKPEPAWREFYTTARIVDELESRLGDDLDGLHVGPEAIAGDHRMAVPDDPELTHWYERARDAGIDPDVLERLEGGYTGAVAVLERGDGPTVGLRVDIDALPRPESDDPTHAPTAAGFRSEHEGAMHACGHDAHATIGIGVAERIAASDDFSGTLKVFFQPAEEVVGGGKSMAESEHIQDIDALLAVHIGLNHPTGEIVAGIDGFLAVSHLEAEFAGESAHAGGHPEQGRNAVQAMATAVQNLYGIARHNDGKTRVNAGVVEGGSAANVIPDEARIVAEVRGETTDLMEYMKGRTRQVLRSAARMHDCEVDIETGAEAPSATSDDALVSIVADVAGDTAGVERVLERDELGGSEDATFLMRAVQEHGGTACYVGVGTDHPGGHHTATFDVDEDSIGHGIDVLADSIEEISRQHA